ACGGGCTACAGCGATCGGGGCCGCGCGTTAGAAACACTTCCTGCTGGTCTTCCATGACCTTAAGTCCGCCAATGCCTGTGCCGATGAGCGTGCCGACCTGTTCAGCATTCAGATCGTTAATGACAAAATTGGCATCGGCGAGGGCTTGCTTGCTGGCAGACACCGCAAATTGGGCAAAGCGATCCATGCGCTTCGCTTCTTTACGATCCATGTAAAGCTGTGGGTCAAAGTTTTTGACCTCGCCCGCAATGCGGCAGTCGTGGCGAGACGCATCGAACAGCGTAATCGGGCCAATGCCGTTACGACCGCTCATTAAACCGTCCCAGTATTCCGCCAGGGTGTTGCCAATGGGCGTAATGGCACCCAGACCCGTAACCACGACGCGCTTTAATCCAGAATCCAAAGTTGTCATGACAGCAAATTCGTGGGCTTTTGCCCAAACCACAGGATAGCCGAGACCTATAGATAGCCAGGGCAGAGAACAGCAGGAGGTTGGAGAAGGCGTGGAAGCTTGCGTCCAGTCCTACGCAGCGACCTTTTGCTTGATGTAGTCCACAGCAGCTTGAACCGTTGCGATGCCTTCGGCGGCTTCGTCAGGAATTTCGATGTCGAATTCTTCCTCTAGCGCCATCACCAGTTCAACCGTGTCTAGAGAGTCTGCGCCCAAGTCGTTGGCAAAGTTAGACTCAGGGTTGACTTCACTCTCTTCGACGCTCAGTTGCTCGGATACGATCTTTTTGACCTTTGTGAGAATCTCGTCGCTCATAGCTTTTATGTTCCTAC
The Thermoleptolyngbya sichuanensis A183 DNA segment above includes these coding regions:
- the acpP gene encoding acyl carrier protein, with protein sequence MSDEILTKVKKIVSEQLSVEESEVNPESNFANDLGADSLDTVELVMALEEEFDIEIPDEAAEGIATVQAAVDYIKQKVAA